The following proteins come from a genomic window of Geothrix edaphica:
- a CDS encoding C40 family peptidase yields MRRLRHRIGPVVVAALLLSTACTRAPRSVAARPASGPGAVRALPKLGYTLQAGAFAKVENAARFSQSLQAQGLEAAYYASGDGLYRVRFGDFATKERARARGEALKSAGTIEAYWVVAPDGSAPGAGGRFQAHPEDERGLRASLVDTARGYLGVPYLFGGTTERGFDCSGLTGAVYRLNGLKLPRSSQAQFEAGRSVDLDEARAGDLLFFATNGGDRVSHVGLYLGQGAFIHAPRPGQGIRQDRLADRYYSRAFVGAKSYL; encoded by the coding sequence ATGCGGCGCCTGAGGCACAGGATCGGTCCAGTCGTGGTGGCGGCCCTGCTGCTGTCCACGGCCTGCACCCGGGCACCCCGCTCTGTGGCCGCGCGCCCGGCGTCGGGCCCAGGTGCGGTCAGGGCCCTTCCCAAGCTGGGCTACACGCTGCAGGCCGGGGCCTTCGCCAAGGTGGAGAACGCGGCCCGGTTCTCGCAATCGCTGCAGGCCCAGGGGCTGGAGGCCGCCTACTACGCCTCGGGCGATGGCCTCTACCGGGTGCGGTTCGGGGACTTCGCCACGAAGGAGCGGGCCCGGGCCCGGGGCGAGGCGCTGAAGTCGGCCGGGACCATCGAGGCCTACTGGGTGGTGGCGCCGGACGGCTCCGCCCCGGGTGCGGGCGGCCGCTTCCAGGCGCATCCCGAGGATGAGCGGGGCCTGCGGGCCAGCCTGGTGGATACGGCCAGGGGCTACCTGGGCGTGCCCTACCTCTTCGGGGGCACCACGGAGCGGGGCTTCGACTGCAGCGGGCTCACGGGAGCCGTGTACCGGCTGAACGGGCTGAAGCTGCCGCGCTCCTCCCAGGCGCAGTTCGAAGCTGGCCGCTCGGTGGACCTGGACGAGGCCCGGGCCGGGGACCTCCTCTTCTTCGCCACAAACGGTGGCGACCGGGTGAGCCATGTGGGGCTGTACCTGGGGCAGGGCGCCTTCATCCACGCGCCGCGCCCGGGGCAGGGCATCCGGCAGGACCGGCTGGCGGATCGCTACTACAGCCGGGCCTTCGTCGGGGCGAAGAGCTATCTGTAG
- a CDS encoding beta strand repeat-containing protein, with amino-acid sequence MTPRLLPRLARTAAALLLLAASSLFGAQPANVTALAISPGSVDVSASARTVVVTVTDTAASSVSASLTLAGASSPTSSQTTGYVAGTMLSPGHFQISLSVPYQGAAGTWQLSLHATEGSGPEAQYPWGRLKQDFPPATVDVISSTADTAAPLLASFSLSPSTIDTTSAAQAINASFSVTDNLSGTSSVSFWFTGPDGALYPGATALGSGTTLSGTWGGAVTIPAGSVPGLYQLSKVTTLDALNNSRTYLAADLASLGTGSVRNIGKLGQTISFGAIPDHTYGDTAFGLSASASSGLPVTFTIFSGPATLSGNTLTITGAGYVTVRASQGGNGTYTAATDVDQTFQVFQAEATIVVTPYDVNYDGHAHTATGTATGLAGLDLSSLLTLTGTTHTDAGTYATDGWSFAGNTNYKAASGTVTDKIAQINATIVVTPYDVNYDGTAHTATGTATGLAGLDLSSLLTLTGTTHTDAGTYATDGWSFAGNTNYKAASGTVTDKIAQINATIVVTPYDVNYDGTAHTATGTATGLAGLDLSSLLTLTGTTHTDAGTYATDGWSFAGNTNYKAASGTITDKIAKVNAIITVTPYSVTYDGNAHTATATARGVESVPADLGSLLTLTGTTHTNAGDYPADAWSFAGNTNYNPASGTIHDAIAKANATVNVTGYTGVYDGNPHGATGTATGVKGETLSGLNLGASFTDVPGGTANWTFTDITGNYNNTSGSVAITLTKANATITVTPYNTIYDGNSHTATGTATGVKGESLAGLLTLSGTTHTSPGDYPADAWSFAGNTNYNSASGTVHDVITYGFYGLLSPYTPNKSYKIKSAIPLKWQYTNAANVAIPSGTAAPEIRILKVADYASSDGAITLDDAGSSGYQYDTTTNTWQFNWKTTGLTPGTYYIYITSGVTKQVNGPFPIQLTN; translated from the coding sequence ATGACACCTCGCCTCCTCCCTCGGCTCGCCAGGACAGCCGCCGCCCTGCTGCTCCTCGCGGCCTCCTCCCTGTTCGGTGCGCAGCCCGCCAATGTCACGGCCCTGGCCATCAGTCCCGGCTCGGTGGATGTCAGCGCCTCCGCCCGGACCGTGGTGGTCACGGTGACGGATACGGCCGCCTCTTCGGTGAGCGCCTCGTTGACCCTGGCGGGAGCCAGCAGTCCGACCAGCAGCCAGACCACCGGCTATGTCGCAGGCACCATGCTCTCGCCTGGCCACTTCCAGATCAGCCTGAGCGTCCCCTACCAGGGGGCTGCCGGCACCTGGCAGCTGTCCCTTCACGCGACGGAGGGCTCTGGACCCGAGGCGCAGTACCCGTGGGGGCGCCTCAAGCAGGACTTCCCCCCGGCCACTGTTGACGTGATCAGCAGCACGGCGGATACCGCGGCACCTCTGCTGGCTTCCTTCAGCCTCAGCCCGTCCACCATCGACACCACCAGCGCCGCCCAGGCCATCAATGCCAGCTTCTCGGTGACGGACAACCTGTCGGGCACCAGTTCGGTCAGCTTCTGGTTCACGGGGCCGGATGGGGCCTTGTATCCCGGAGCCACCGCCCTGGGCTCGGGCACGACCCTGAGCGGCACCTGGGGCGGTGCGGTGACCATCCCCGCGGGCTCCGTGCCGGGCCTCTATCAGCTCAGCAAGGTGACCACCCTGGATGCCCTCAACAACAGCCGCACCTACCTGGCAGCGGATCTGGCTTCCTTGGGTACCGGCAGCGTCCGGAACATCGGCAAGCTGGGGCAGACCATCAGCTTCGGCGCGATCCCCGACCACACCTACGGTGACACGGCCTTCGGCTTGTCCGCTTCGGCTTCCTCAGGCCTGCCCGTGACCTTCACGATCTTCTCCGGCCCGGCCACCTTGTCCGGGAATACGCTCACCATCACGGGAGCGGGCTATGTGACCGTGCGCGCCTCCCAGGGCGGGAACGGAACCTACACTGCCGCGACGGATGTGGATCAGACCTTCCAGGTGTTCCAGGCCGAAGCCACGATCGTAGTGACCCCGTACGACGTCAACTACGACGGCCATGCCCACACGGCCACCGGCACAGCCACCGGCCTCGCCGGTCTGGATCTCTCCAGCCTGCTGACCTTGACCGGCACGACCCACACCGACGCGGGCACCTACGCGACCGACGGCTGGAGCTTCGCCGGCAACACCAACTACAAGGCCGCCAGCGGCACGGTCACGGACAAGATCGCCCAGATCAACGCGACCATCGTAGTGACCCCGTACGACGTCAACTACGACGGCACTGCCCACACGGCCACCGGGACGGCCACCGGGCTCGCCGGTCTGGATCTGAGCAGCCTGCTGACCTTGACCGGCACGACCCACACCGACGCGGGCACCTACGCGACCGATGGCTGGAGCTTCGCGGGCAACACCAACTACAAGGCCGCCAGCGGCACGGTCACGGACAAGATCGCCCAGATCAACGCGACCATCGTGGTGACGCCCTACGACGTCAACTACGACGGCACTGCCCACACGGCCACCGGGACGGCCACCGGGCTCGCCGGTCTGGATCTCTCCAGCCTGCTGACCTTGACCGGCACGACCCACACCGACGCGGGCACCTACGCGACCGACGGATGGAGCTTCGCGGGCAACACCAACTACAAGGCGGCCAGCGGCACCATCACCGACAAGATCGCCAAGGTCAACGCGATCATCACCGTCACACCCTACAGCGTGACCTACGATGGCAATGCGCACACGGCCACTGCCACAGCCAGGGGCGTGGAAAGCGTCCCCGCCGACCTGGGCAGCCTGTTGACGCTCACCGGTACGACGCACACCAACGCCGGCGACTACCCGGCGGATGCCTGGAGCTTCGCGGGCAATACGAACTACAACCCTGCCAGCGGCACGATCCACGACGCCATTGCCAAGGCCAATGCCACGGTCAATGTGACGGGCTACACGGGCGTCTACGACGGCAACCCCCACGGGGCCACCGGCACGGCCACGGGCGTGAAGGGCGAGACCCTGAGCGGCCTCAACCTGGGCGCCAGCTTCACCGACGTTCCGGGTGGCACGGCCAACTGGACCTTCACCGATATCACCGGCAACTACAACAACACGAGCGGCAGCGTGGCCATCACGCTTACCAAAGCCAACGCGACCATCACCGTGACGCCCTACAACACGATCTACGACGGCAATTCGCACACCGCCACAGGCACAGCCACGGGTGTGAAGGGCGAGAGCCTGGCCGGCCTGTTGACCCTCAGCGGCACCACGCACACCAGCCCCGGCGACTACCCGGCCGATGCCTGGAGCTTTGCGGGCAACACCAACTACAACTCCGCCAGTGGCACGGTCCATGACGTGATCACCTACGGCTTCTACGGCCTGCTGTCCCCTTACACGCCCAACAAGTCGTACAAGATCAAGAGCGCGATCCCGCTCAAGTGGCAGTACACCAACGCCGCCAACGTGGCCATTCCCAGCGGGACCGCCGCTCCGGAGATCAGGATCCTGAAGGTCGCGGATTACGCATCCTCCGACGGAGCCATCACCCTGGATGATGCCGGTTCCAGCGGCTACCAATACGACACGACCACCAACACCTGGCAGTTCAACTGGAAGACCACCGGTCTCACACCCGGAACCTACTACATCTACATCACCTCCGGGGTGACGAAGCAGGTGAACGGCCCCTTCCCGATCCAGTTGACGAACTGA
- a CDS encoding PilZ domain-containing protein, whose protein sequence is MDTPEEKRASPRTDLHQVVRFERTASESGLMEEEPTQGVGRDISPEGASLLTDCALQPGEILKLHVPIEAERASVPVISQVRWTQRTRNGFRVGLQFLA, encoded by the coding sequence ATGGATACCCCTGAGGAAAAACGCGCCAGTCCTCGGACGGACCTGCACCAGGTCGTCCGCTTCGAACGCACTGCCTCCGAGTCCGGCCTGATGGAGGAGGAACCGACCCAAGGGGTCGGGCGCGACATCAGCCCGGAGGGGGCGAGTCTCCTCACGGACTGTGCCCTGCAGCCTGGGGAGATCCTGAAGCTCCACGTCCCCATCGAAGCGGAGCGCGCCAGTGTGCCCGTCATCTCCCAGGTGAGGTGGACCCAGCGGACCCGGAACGGCTTCCGTGTGGGCCTGCAGTTTCTCGCCTGA
- a CDS encoding helix-turn-helix transcriptional regulator, producing MAFANEQALELLVTLLPVESPAGTIPEPILTLCKKAQGGGETTVTLRSPGPAWAGLPEGVLPACALRALPLGAPGEKGPATHTMVLMERVVEKHQIDLEKARAAFQLSKREAEVLNLLGLGFTNKKIAEMLYISEHTVKDHIKNIMKKLGASSRGEVVATLR from the coding sequence ATGGCTTTTGCCAATGAGCAGGCCCTGGAGCTGCTCGTCACCCTGCTTCCGGTCGAGAGCCCAGCCGGCACCATCCCCGAGCCCATCCTCACCCTCTGCAAGAAGGCGCAAGGCGGCGGCGAGACCACAGTGACGCTGCGCTCACCGGGCCCGGCCTGGGCCGGCCTGCCGGAAGGGGTGCTGCCCGCCTGCGCGTTGCGGGCTCTGCCCCTGGGCGCCCCGGGGGAGAAGGGCCCCGCGACCCACACCATGGTCCTCATGGAGCGGGTCGTGGAGAAGCACCAGATCGACCTGGAGAAGGCCCGCGCCGCCTTCCAGCTCTCCAAGCGGGAAGCAGAGGTGCTGAATCTGCTGGGCCTGGGCTTCACCAACAAGAAGATCGCAGAGATGCTCTACATCTCCGAGCACACGGTGAAGGACCACATCAAGAACATCATGAAGAAGCTGGGCGCCAGTTCCCGGGGCGAGGTCGTGGCCACCCTGAGGTAA
- a CDS encoding Ada metal-binding domain-containing protein, which translates to MRKRSFVVLACLMASPLAARIANPAKTPAKAEAKAEAIVGCKETKLYHKADCKWVKEIDKAHTRVDFKSVAEAKKAGMKPCEDCKPGS; encoded by the coding sequence ATGAGGAAACGCTCGTTCGTCGTCCTTGCCTGCCTGATGGCCAGCCCCCTGGCAGCCCGGATCGCCAATCCGGCCAAGACTCCCGCCAAGGCCGAAGCCAAGGCCGAGGCCATCGTGGGCTGCAAGGAGACGAAGCTGTACCACAAGGCCGACTGCAAGTGGGTGAAGGAGATCGACAAGGCCCACACCCGCGTGGACTTCAAGTCCGTGGCCGAGGCGAAGAAGGCCGGCATGAAGCCCTGCGAGGACTGCAAGCCCGGCAGCTGA